GGGTAACCTGGATGAGTATAGAAAATGGCAGGGGCGGCTGGATTCGAACCAACGCATGGCAGGATCAAAACCTGCTGCCTTACCGCTTGGCGACGCCCCTGTAGCTGTTGCTTGCAAGTGCCGGGCACTTGGTTCCTTTAGAGCAGACTTTGTAGCTTGCGATGCAACATCGAAACGTTGCTTCCTTTCGCTACAAACCCTGTAAGGGTCTCTGTCAGAAGGGCCGAGACTTTATCAGCTTCAGCTTTGCTTGGGAAGCCCCCAAACACACAACTTCCAGTTCCGGTGAGTTTTGCTTCGGTAAAATTACCTAACAAATTCAATGCGTTATGTACTTCTGGATAACGCCTCGATACCACCGGCAAGCAGTCATTTCGACTGTTTCCCTCGGGAACGGGGCGCACTTTAATGGGCGGCGTGTTACGTGTCAACAATGGATCTGAAAAAATTTCTGCCGTACTAACAGAGACTTGCGGAACGAGCACGACATACCACGGTTCGGCGGGGTCGACAGGGGTCAGTTTTTCGCCGACACCTTCTGCGAAAGCCGCGTGTCCACGCACGAAGACCGGGACGTCGGCGCCCAGGCTCAAGCCCAGTGCTGCCAGTCGATCTTCATCCCAGCCCAACTGCCAAAGATGATTGAGGCCGAGCAGGGTGGTCGCCGCATTCGAGCTGCCGCCGCCGATGCCGCCGCCCATCGGCAGGATCTTGTCGATCCAGATGTCGATGCCGAGCGAGCAGCCGGATTGCTCCTGAAGTTTTTTCGCCGCGCGCACGATCAGGTTGCTGTCGTGGGGCACGCCGCCGAATTCGGTGTGCAGACGAATCACGCCATCGTCGCGCACGGCGAAAGTGATTTCGTCGCCGTAGTCGAGGAACTGAAAAATCGTCTGCAACTCGTGATAGCCGTCTTCGCGACGACCGAGAATGTGCAGCATCAGATTGAGTTTGGCGGGCGAAGGCAGCGTCAGGCGTGGAGCGGTCATGCTTATTGCCCCAGTTTGCGCGGTTGCCAGGTCTTGATGACCAGTGTCACGTCCAGATCGGTGCCGTGCAGTTTGATTCGCTCGGGCAGCCAGTAACCGTTCTGTTCGGCATAACCGAGGTATTCCACCTGCCAGCCGTCCTGTTCCAGATTGGCCAGGCGACTGTCGCCATCGAGGGTCAGCCGGCTTTTGCTGGCCGGAGCCGGCAAGCCGCGAACCCACCAGGCCAGGTTCGATACCGGCAATTTCCAGCCCAGCTGTTCTTCCAGCAGGACTTCCGGAGACTGCGCGTCATAGCGACCCTGGTTGGCGACTTCCAGTGAGACTTTGCCGGGGCGACCAGTCAGTCGCGCCGCGCCGCGACCCAATGGGCCGGACAGGCGGATGTCGTAGTAATCCTGGCGTTGCAGCCAGAACAGCGTGCCGCTGCCCGAGTCTTTCGGAGCGCGGATGCCGATCTTGCCGTCGATCTGCCAGCCGTCGAGGCCGGTCAGTTGCTGTTTGTTAGCGGCCCATTGTGCCGGGCTGCCGTGGCCCTCGACCGATTCGCGGGCGCCGAAGCCCGCGCAACCGGCGAGCAGGGCGATGAAGCTGAAAACAATGACGTGGCGCAAAAGCATGAGTTAAAGAGTCTCGGATCCGGTCAGGCGCTTGATGGTGCTGCGCAGAATGGTGCTGTCGGGCTGATCCTTGAGGAACTTGCCCCAGATTTGTTTTGCCTCGCGCTGGTTACCCTTTATCCACAAGACTTCGCCCAAGTGAGCGGCGACTTCGTGATCCGGGAAGCGCTCGAGGGCCTGGCGCAGGTATTTCTCGGCGTCATCCAGGTTGCCCATGCGGAAATTCACCCAGCCGAGGCTGTCGAGTACCGCCGGGTCTTCCGGGTTGATCTGGTGCGCCTGCTCGATCAGCGCCTTGGCTTCGGCGTAGCGAGTAGTGCGGTCGGACAAGGTGTAGCCGAGGGCGTTGAGGGCCATGGCATTGTCCGGGTCGCGCTTGATGATCAGGCGCAGGTCTTTTTCCATCTGCGCCAGGTCATTGCGTTTTTCTGCCTGCATCGCCCGGGTGTAGAGCAGATTCAGGTCATCCGGGTATTGCAGCAACGCCTGTTGCAGGGTTTTCCAGGCCTTGTCGCCCTGATTATTGGCGGACAGAGTCTCGGCCTCGATCAGGTACAACTGGATCGCGTAATCCGGCTGCGCATCACGTTCGGCGGCCAGTTTGCTCTGGGCTTCGGCGGTCTTGCCGTTGTTCATCAGAATATCGGCCTGACGCAGTTGCGCCGGCAGATAGTCATTGCCGGGGCCGACCTGGGCGTACTCGATCAGCGCGCCTTGCGGGTCGTTGCGTTCTTCGGCGATGCGGCCCAGGTTCAGGTGCGCGGAATCGACATGGCTTTCCCGGGCGATCAGGTCTTCCAGGTAACCCTTGGCCTCGTCCCAGGCCTTGCCTTCCAGGCACACCAACGCCAGCGAGTAACGCAGTTCGTCGTCTTCCGGGTATTGCTGAACCAGGGTGGAGAACTCGACCTTGGCGTCGTCCATCCGGTCCTGTTCCACCAGCATCCGTGCGTAAGTCAGGCGCAGGCGCTTGTCGTCCGGGTACTTCTTGATGTTTTTCTGCAGTAGCGGCAGGGCCTCGTCGCCACGGTTCAGCCCTTGCAACAGGCGGGCGCGCAGCAGGATCGGGGCGATTTCACCGTCGTCCGGCGGATTGTCTTCCAGCAGGGTCAGCGCACCTTTGGTGTCGCCGTCCTGCTGCATCAGCAGGGCCTTGCCGAAAATCAGCTGATTGTTGTGCGGATGACGCTGCAGCAGGCGGTCGAAACTTTTCATCAGACCGTTGCGGGTTTCCTGATCGGTGTCGGCGGCCGACAGCGCGAGGAAGTCGAAATGGGTGTCACCCTTGCCCTGCAGGACTTTCTCCATGTAGACCATCGAGTCGTCATAACGCCCGGCGCGTGCCAGTTGCACGGCGGCGGCGCGTTGCGCTTCTAGGTCTTCCGGGGCGTTTTTCGCCCAGATCAATGCCGTATCCAACGCCGGTTGATCCGCGCCCAGGTACTCGGCGATACGGAACGCCCGCTCGGAAACACCCGGATCCTGGGTGTTGATGGCCTGGGTCACGTAGTTGTCCAGGGCAATGTCGAAACGATTGCGCTGGCCGGCAAGTTCGGCGCTCAGCAGGCTGAACACCGTTTCCTGGCTGAACGAGCTGTAAACCTTGGGCTTTTCAGGGGCTGGCGTGGTGTCTTCGACCGATGAGGTGCCATCGTGCGAAACGGGGGCCAAGGCCTGGCAGCCGCTGAGGAAGACAAAAGCAAGGAGCAACGCGGAAGATCTATTCATATAGGAGAAGGACGACTAACCTGCGGTCGGATCATCATGACACAAGCCTTCGGCCAAACATAACCGAGTCTCGATTGTGGCCATTATAGGGGCCGACAATTGGGACAATAGTCAGCGGTAGTTGTTCTGAATCTGACGAAGTAGGACAATTGCCGGCTTCACGTCACCATCAGCGACCTTGAATGGCCTTCCTTGCACTCGGTATCAACCACAAGACTGCTTCAGTAGACGTCCGCGAGCGCGTGGCCTTTACCCCTGAGCAGCTGGTGGAGGCCTTGCAGCAGCTCTGCCGACTCACCGACAGCCGCGAAGCTGCGATCCTTTCCACCTGCAATCGCAGTGAACTGTATATAGAGCAGGATCAGCTTTCGGCCGATATCGTGCTGCGCTGGCTGGCCGACTATCACCATTTAAGCCTCGATGAGCTGCGCGCGAGTGCTTATGTTCATGAAGATGATGCGGCAGTTCGTCACATGATGCGCGTCGCCTCCGGGCTCGATTCGCTGGTGCTGGGCGAGCCGCAGATCCTCGGCCAGATGAAATCGGCCTACGCCGTGGCCCGCGAAGCCGGCACCATCGGTCCGTTGCTGGGCCGGTTGTTTCAGGCAACATTCAACGCTGCCAAGCAAGTGCGCACCGACACCGCCATCGGTGAAAACCCGGTGTCCGTGGCATTTGCCGCCGTCAGCCTGGCCAAACAGATTTTCAGCGACCTGCAACGCAGTCAGGCCCTGCTGATCGGCGCTGGCGAGACCATCACCCTGGTCGCCCGCCATCTGCATGAGCTGGGGGTCAAGCGTATCGTGGTGGCCAACCGGACGCTGGAGCGCGCCAGCCTGCTGGCCGAACAGTTCGGCGCCCACGCGGTGCTGCTCTCGGACATCCCGGCCGAACTGGTGCGCAGCGACATCGTCATCAGCTCCACCGCCAGTCAGTTGCCGATTCTTGGCAAGGGTGCGGTGGAAAGCGCCCTGAAGCTGCGCAAACACAAGCCGATCTTCATGGTCGATATTGCCGTTCCCCGGGATATCGAACCGGAAGTCGGCGAACTCGACGACGTTTACCTCTATAGCGTCGATGATCTGCATGAAGTGGTCGCCGAAAACCTCAAGAGCCGTCAGGGCGCAGCCCAGGCCGCCGAAGAGATGGTTTCGGTCGGTGCCGACGATTTCATGGTGCGCCTGCGCGAACTGGCGGCGGTCGATGTGCTCAAGGCCTATCGTCAACAGAGCGAACGTCTGCGCGACGAAGAGCTGCAAAAGGCCCTGCGCCTGCTGGCCAACGGCGGCAATGCCGAAGACGTGCTGGGCCAGTTGGCCCGTGGCCTGACCAATAAACTCCTGCACGCCCCGAGCGTACAGTTGAAAAAGCTTTCTGCCGAAGGCCGCCTCGATGCGCTGGCCATGGCCCAGGAACTCTTTGCCCTCGAGGGCTCACCGGATAGCTTTTCGGATAAAAAACCGCAATGAAAGCGTCACTGCTCAATAAGCTGGATATCCTCCAGGACCGTTTCGAGGAACTGACCGCGCTGCTCGGCGACGCCGAAGTCATTTCCGACCAGACCAAATTCCGCGCCTATTCCAAGGAATACGCCGAACTTGAGCCGGTGGTACAAGGCTATAAAAAGCTGCTCGGCGTACAAAGCGATCTTGAGGGCGCGCAGGCGCTGCTCAAGGACAGCGACCCGGACATGCGTGAAATGGCCGTGGAAGAAGTCCGCGAAGCCAAGGAATTGCTGATCACGCTGGAATCCGACTTGCAACGCATGTTGCTGCCCAAGGATCCCAACGACGGGCGCAACGTCTTTCTCGAAATCCGCGCCGGCACCGGTGGCGACGAGGCGGCGATCTTCTCCGGCGACCTGTTCCGCATGTACTCGCGTTACGCCGAGCGTCGTGGCTGGCGGGTGGAGATCCTCTCGGAAAACGAAGGCGAACACGGCGGCTATAAAGAAGTCATCGCCCGCATCGAAGGCGACAACGTTTACGGCAAGCTGAAATTCGAATCCGGCGCGCACCGCGTCCAGCGCGTACCCGCCACCGAATCCCAGGGCCGTATCCACACGTCGGCCTGCACCGTGGCGGTATTGCCCGAGCCGGACGAGCGCGAAGCTATCGAGATCAACCCGGCGGACTTGCGCGTCGACACTTACCGTTCCTCCGGAGCCGGTGGACAGCACGTCAACACCACCGACTCGGCGATCCGCATCACGCACATACCGACCGGCACCGTTGTCGAGTGCCAGGAAGAACGTTCCCAGCACAAGAACCGTGCCCGAGCGATGTCCTGGCTGTCGGCCAAGCTCAACGACCAGCAGACCGCAGCGGCGGCCAACGCCATCGCCAGCGAACGTAAATTGCTGGTGGGTTCCGGTGACCGCTCCGAGCGTATCCGCACCTACAACTTTGCCCAGGGCCGGGTCACCGACCACCGCGTCAACCTGACCCTGTATTCCCTCGACGAAATCCTCGCCGGTGGCGTTGAAGCGGTGATCGAGCCTCTGCTGGCCGAATACCAGGCCGACCAACTTGCAGCGATAGGTGAATAAATGACCATCATCGCCAGCCTGTTGCGCGCCGCCGAACTGCCGGACTCGCCCACCGCGCGCCTGGACGCTGAACTGCTCCTGGCAGCGGCGTTGGGCAAGTCGCGCAGTTTTCTCCACACCTGGCCCGAGCGCATCGTGCCGAGCGAAGCCGTGTTGGTCTTCACCGAGTACCTGCAGCGTCGTCGCAGTGGCGAGCCGGTGGCCTATATTCTCGGCCAGCAAGGTTTCTGGAAACTCGATCTGGAAGTCGCGCCGCACACGCTGATTCCGCGCCCGGACACCGAACTGCTGGTGGAAGCCGCACTGGAATTGCTACCGGCAACTCCGGCCAAAGTTCTCGACCTCGGCACCGGCAGCGGTGCAATTGCCCTGGCCCTGGCCAGCGAGCGTCCGGCGTGGAACGTCACCGCCGTGGATCGCGTGCTGGAAGCCGTGGCCCTGGCCGAACGCAACCGTCAGCGCCTGCACCTGAACAACGCTACGGTGCTGAGCAGTCACTGGTTCAGCGCCCTCGAAGGCAAGCGGTTCGAGCTGATCATCAGCAACCCGCCGTACATTCGCGCCGCCGATCCGCATCTGGTGGAAGGTGATGTGCGTTTCGAACCGGAAAGCGCCTTGGTGGCCGGCATCGACGGGCTCGACGATCTGCGTCTGATCATCGCTCAGGCGCCGGCGCATCTGGAAACCGGTGGCTGGCTGATGCTCGAACACGGCTATGATCAAGCCGAAGCCGTGCGCGATCTGCTGCTGACGCAAGGTTTCGAAGAAGTCCACAGCCGCACCGATCTGGGCGGCCATCAACGGATCAGCCTGGGGCGCCTGCCGTGCTGAATGATCAGGAATTGTTGCGCTACAGTCGGCAGATCCTGCTGCAACACATCGACATCGATGGCCAGTTGAAGCTCAAGGACAGCCGGGTCCTGATCGTCGGCCTCGGCGGTCTCGGCGCACCGGTGGCCTTGTACTTGGCGGCGGCGGGCGTCGGTGAGTTGCATCTGGCGGATTTCGACACGGTCGACCTGACCAACCTGCAACGCCAGATCATCCACGACACCGACAGCGTCGGCATGACCAAGGTCGACTCGGCGCTCAAGCGCCTGAACGCGATCAACCCTGAAATCAAACTGGTGCCGCACCGTCAGGCGCTGGACGAGGACTCCCTCGCTGCTGCC
The sequence above is a segment of the Pseudomonas sp. HS6 genome. Coding sequences within it:
- the ispE gene encoding 4-(cytidine 5'-diphospho)-2-C-methyl-D-erythritol kinase, which gives rise to MTAPRLTLPSPAKLNLMLHILGRREDGYHELQTIFQFLDYGDEITFAVRDDGVIRLHTEFGGVPHDSNLIVRAAKKLQEQSGCSLGIDIWIDKILPMGGGIGGGSSNAATTLLGLNHLWQLGWDEDRLAALGLSLGADVPVFVRGHAAFAEGVGEKLTPVDPAEPWYVVLVPQVSVSTAEIFSDPLLTRNTPPIKVRPVPEGNSRNDCLPVVSRRYPEVHNALNLLGNFTEAKLTGTGSCVFGGFPSKAEADKVSALLTETLTGFVAKGSNVSMLHRKLQSLL
- the lolB gene encoding lipoprotein insertase outer membrane protein LolB — encoded protein: MLLRHVIVFSFIALLAGCAGFGARESVEGHGSPAQWAANKQQLTGLDGWQIDGKIGIRAPKDSGSGTLFWLQRQDYYDIRLSGPLGRGAARLTGRPGKVSLEVANQGRYDAQSPEVLLEEQLGWKLPVSNLAWWVRGLPAPASKSRLTLDGDSRLANLEQDGWQVEYLGYAEQNGYWLPERIKLHGTDLDVTLVIKTWQPRKLGQ
- a CDS encoding tetratricopeptide repeat protein, which translates into the protein MNRSSALLLAFVFLSGCQALAPVSHDGTSSVEDTTPAPEKPKVYSSFSQETVFSLLSAELAGQRNRFDIALDNYVTQAINTQDPGVSERAFRIAEYLGADQPALDTALIWAKNAPEDLEAQRAAAVQLARAGRYDDSMVYMEKVLQGKGDTHFDFLALSAADTDQETRNGLMKSFDRLLQRHPHNNQLIFGKALLMQQDGDTKGALTLLEDNPPDDGEIAPILLRARLLQGLNRGDEALPLLQKNIKKYPDDKRLRLTYARMLVEQDRMDDAKVEFSTLVQQYPEDDELRYSLALVCLEGKAWDEAKGYLEDLIARESHVDSAHLNLGRIAEERNDPQGALIEYAQVGPGNDYLPAQLRQADILMNNGKTAEAQSKLAAERDAQPDYAIQLYLIEAETLSANNQGDKAWKTLQQALLQYPDDLNLLYTRAMQAEKRNDLAQMEKDLRLIIKRDPDNAMALNALGYTLSDRTTRYAEAKALIEQAHQINPEDPAVLDSLGWVNFRMGNLDDAEKYLRQALERFPDHEVAAHLGEVLWIKGNQREAKQIWGKFLKDQPDSTILRSTIKRLTGSETL
- the hemA gene encoding glutamyl-tRNA reductase; translated protein: MAFLALGINHKTASVDVRERVAFTPEQLVEALQQLCRLTDSREAAILSTCNRSELYIEQDQLSADIVLRWLADYHHLSLDELRASAYVHEDDAAVRHMMRVASGLDSLVLGEPQILGQMKSAYAVAREAGTIGPLLGRLFQATFNAAKQVRTDTAIGENPVSVAFAAVSLAKQIFSDLQRSQALLIGAGETITLVARHLHELGVKRIVVANRTLERASLLAEQFGAHAVLLSDIPAELVRSDIVISSTASQLPILGKGAVESALKLRKHKPIFMVDIAVPRDIEPEVGELDDVYLYSVDDLHEVVAENLKSRQGAAQAAEEMVSVGADDFMVRLRELAAVDVLKAYRQQSERLRDEELQKALRLLANGGNAEDVLGQLARGLTNKLLHAPSVQLKKLSAEGRLDALAMAQELFALEGSPDSFSDKKPQ
- the prfA gene encoding peptide chain release factor 1; translation: MKASLLNKLDILQDRFEELTALLGDAEVISDQTKFRAYSKEYAELEPVVQGYKKLLGVQSDLEGAQALLKDSDPDMREMAVEEVREAKELLITLESDLQRMLLPKDPNDGRNVFLEIRAGTGGDEAAIFSGDLFRMYSRYAERRGWRVEILSENEGEHGGYKEVIARIEGDNVYGKLKFESGAHRVQRVPATESQGRIHTSACTVAVLPEPDEREAIEINPADLRVDTYRSSGAGGQHVNTTDSAIRITHIPTGTVVECQEERSQHKNRARAMSWLSAKLNDQQTAAAANAIASERKLLVGSGDRSERIRTYNFAQGRVTDHRVNLTLYSLDEILAGGVEAVIEPLLAEYQADQLAAIGE
- the prmC gene encoding peptide chain release factor N(5)-glutamine methyltransferase, giving the protein MTIIASLLRAAELPDSPTARLDAELLLAAALGKSRSFLHTWPERIVPSEAVLVFTEYLQRRRSGEPVAYILGQQGFWKLDLEVAPHTLIPRPDTELLVEAALELLPATPAKVLDLGTGSGAIALALASERPAWNVTAVDRVLEAVALAERNRQRLHLNNATVLSSHWFSALEGKRFELIISNPPYIRAADPHLVEGDVRFEPESALVAGIDGLDDLRLIIAQAPAHLETGGWLMLEHGYDQAEAVRDLLLTQGFEEVHSRTDLGGHQRISLGRLPC